TGGCGTTCTCGAACGCCTCCTTGGTCATGATGTCCCGGGCGGTGATCCCACGACGCAACAACTCGACCACGGCCTCACCGCTCGCCTTGGCGTAGTCGTCGCGCCGACGATCCGGGGCCGGCGGGGACGCGCTTCCCGGGAGCGACATCCCCAGGGCCTCGGCGGCGCTCGCCATGGTGTTGGCGGTGTACATGCCACCGCACGCACCCTCGCCCGGACAGATGGCGCGCTCGATGGTGTCGACGTCCTCGCGGCTCATCAGACCGCGCGAGCACGCCCCGACGGCCTCGAACGCGTCGATGATGGTGACCTGCTTCTCCGTGCCGTCGGAGAGCGTCGCGAAGCCGGGCAACGTGGAACCCGCGTAGAGGAAGACGCCGGCCAGGTCGAGGCGCGCGGCGGCCATGAGCATCCCCGGCAGCGACTTGTCACAGCCGGCGAGCAGCACCGAGCCGTCGAGCCGCTCGGCGCTCATCACCGTCTCCACACTGTCGGCGATCACCTCGCGGGACACGAGGGAGAAGTGCATGCCCTCGTGCCCCATCGAGATTCCGTCGGACACCGAGATGGTGCCGAACTCGAGCGGGTACCCGCCGCCGGAGTGCACGCCCTCTTTGACCGCCTTGGCCAGGCGGTCGAGAGAGAGATTGCACGGGGTGATCTCGTTCCACGAGGAGGCGACGCCGATCTGGGGCTTGACCCAGTCGTCGTCCCCCATCCCGACCGCGCGGAGCATGCCCCGCGCGGCGGTCTTCTCGAGGCCGTCGGTGACGTCCCGGCTGCGGGGCTTGATGTCGACACCGTCGCGGGTGCCCGTGTGATCCGTCTTCTGCGTCATACCGCCACACTAGGCGGTGGACGGTGGCGGGCCACAGGAGAGGCGACGGGTCAGACCGGGGTCAGCTCGAGCAGGCGACCCCCCGGGCCGTCCTCGAGTACCCAGATCGCCCCGTCGGGGGCCTCGGCGAGCGCGCGGACCCGCTCACCCATGTCCCATTCCTGCACGACGGTCGCGGTCTCGTCCCGAAGTTCCACGCGCACCAACGACTGCCCGGACAGCCCGCCCACGAGCGCGCTGCCGCTCCAGCCGTCGAAGCGGTCCCCGCCGTAGATCAGGAGGCTCCCGGGAGAGATCGCGGGCACCCAGTAGGCAGCGGGTGGGACGAATCCGTCACCGTCCCGGTGCTCCGGGATGTCCCTGCCGTCGTAGTGCCGTCCCATCGAGGCCGCGGGCCACCCGTAGTTCCCGCCCTCGGAGAGCAAGTTGAGCTCGTCGCCGTGGCGAGGCCCCATCTCGGACACCCAGATCCGGCCCTGTGAGTCCTCCGCGATACCCAGGGGGTTGCGGTGGCCGATGGTCCACAGCTCCGCGGCGGCGCCGTCGTCTCCGGCCCACGGGTTTCCGGGCGCCGGGTCCCCGTCCGGGGTCAGGCGCACGACCCCGCCCAGGTTGCTGGAGGTGTCCTGGGCAGGGGTCTGCTCCTGGCGGTCGCCCGACGTCACGAAGAGATGGTCGTCGCGGACGAGCAGTCTCAGGGCGAAGTGTCCGTTTCCCGCGGCGGGGTCCTGCTCCCAGATCACCTCGAGGTCCGTCAGCTCGGCGCGGTCCGCGTCGAGGGTCCCGCGACCCACCACGCCCTGAGCGCCCTCGGGATGGTCGCGCACCCAACTGAGGTAGACCGAGCCGTCGTCGGCGTAGGTGGCGCCCGGGGCCACGTCGTGCAGACCGCCCTGGCCGCCGTCGTCGACGGGCGGCACCCCGGCGACCTCGACGACGTCACCGGAGGCCTGGTCGCGCAGCAGTAGCTCGCCTCCACGCTGTGAGATGAGCAGGTGCTCGGAACCCGGGAGGAAGGTCATCGCCCACCCCTCGTCGAACTCACCGTGCTCCGTCACGCGGAAGTCCTCGGAGGTGGCCGCGGTGGACGGCGCCTGACCTGCCCGGTCGTCGGGGTCGACCGAGGCGGTTCCGCCGGTGCACCCGGTCAGGGCGAGGGCCGCTGCCGCTACCGGGACCAGGAGTCGTCGCATGTCCTCACGGTATCCGCTCCGCGGCCGGCTCGACGCCGGGCCGGGACCCCGCGGGCGACCCGGCGCGTCCGTCAGGCACCGTCACCGCGGGCGCGTTCGTAGCGTCGCAGGGTCTCGCGGCGCTCCTCTGCGTGGTCCACGATGCGCTCGGGGTACCCGTAGTCGTATCCGTCCGCCGATCGCCACGGTTCGTGCGCCGCGGCGCCCGCCAGGTGCGCGAGCTCGGGGATCCACCGGCGCACGTAGTCCCCGTCCGGGTCGAACTTGACCCCCTGGGTGACGGGGTTGAACACCCGGAAGTAGGGCGAGGCGTCGGTGCCGGTCCCGGCCACCCACTGCCACCCGTGATTGTTGGACGCCAGGTCGCCGTCCCTCAGCTGCTCCAAGAAGTACCGGGCCCCGGACGGCCACCACACGTGGAGGTCCTTCACCAGGAAGCTGGCGGTGACCATCCGGACCCGGTTGTGCATCCACCCCTCGGCCCGCAGCTGCCGCATCCCGGCGTCCACGAACGGATATCCGGTCAGCCCCTGTTGCCACGCCTCCACGAGGGTCGCGGTCTCCGGCCCCTCGTCGTAGTCCATCCCCGCCAACGCGTCGCGCAGGTCACGCCAGGCTGACCGGGGCCAGTGCCACAGGACGTCGGCATAGAACTCACGCCAGGCCAGCTCGGTGACGAACCGGCGTGCGCTCTCGGATTCCGCGGCGG
This Dietzia psychralcaliphila DNA region includes the following protein-coding sequences:
- a CDS encoding PQQ-dependent sugar dehydrogenase, which gives rise to MRRLLVPVAAAALALTGCTGGTASVDPDDRAGQAPSTAATSEDFRVTEHGEFDEGWAMTFLPGSEHLLISQRGGELLLRDQASGDVVEVAGVPPVDDGGQGGLHDVAPGATYADDGSVYLSWVRDHPEGAQGVVGRGTLDADRAELTDLEVIWEQDPAAGNGHFALRLLVRDDHLFVTSGDRQEQTPAQDTSSNLGGVVRLTPDGDPAPGNPWAGDDGAAAELWTIGHRNPLGIAEDSQGRIWVSEMGPRHGDELNLLSEGGNYGWPAASMGRHYDGRDIPEHRDGDGFVPPAAYWVPAISPGSLLIYGGDRFDGWSGSALVGGLSGQSLVRVELRDETATVVQEWDMGERVRALAEAPDGAIWVLEDGPGGRLLELTPV